In Citrus sinensis cultivar Valencia sweet orange chromosome 2, DVS_A1.0, whole genome shotgun sequence, a single genomic region encodes these proteins:
- the LOC102608680 gene encoding uncharacterized protein LOC102608680 has translation MDRGEAQGRLTRAAARSPALELTLGHCLMSDIEPLSQDSHLQAESLTAEPTPNAQSLDAATVNAQDSSEQHASKFQRVEVEETRNTYLERDPGLRHQIGTYSVNQRDDIRREYIKMGPYQPKLRDYPLTNDGMQERRFQYHWFKKFPWLEYSETSKQACAFRGHDESVNSRNRGNFIELIKHSAECSKEIAQVVLENAPSYAKYTSSDIQKELLNILANKVRNKIRRELGDGKFCILVDEALDESDKEQMAIILRYVDCDGYIRERFFEVVNVMETIAVTLKKEICNVLARYDLLVENIRGQGYDGASNMRGAWNGLQALFLKDCPYAYYIHCFAHQLQLALVAASNDVPDVWLFFSALGSIVNVLTSSAKRLSELKSVWEAEIIDLIASGEVQTGTGANQIHTLQRPGATRWSSHFRSVSRLLDLFSVVRKVFGKLVECGRNNNIRGEAKDFQLMELNNRFTEQTLELLTLSSALNPIDAFKSFKIEDICSLAERFYPEDFTKIELQALRRQLECFEIDIHSLQEFQNITSLSELCRRLVETRKSQIYFLLDRLIRLVLTLPVSTATTERAFSAMKLIKTTHRNKMENEFLSDCMVIYIEREIEDNIDSDAIADEFSFLKNRRTQLRQ, from the exons ATGGACAGAGGCGAAGCTCAGGGAAGGCTAACCCGGGCTGCAGCCCGG TCTCCTGCGCTCGAATTGACGCTCGGCCACTGCCTCATGAGTGACATCGAGCCACTGTCGCAAGACTCACACCTGCAGGCTGAATCTCTCACCGCCGAGCCAACGCCAAATGCCCAGTCTCTTGATGCGGCCACTG TTAATGCTCAAGATTCCAGTGAGCAACATGCTTCTAAGTTTCAAAGGGTTGAAGTTGAAGAAACTAGAAATACTTATCTGGAGCGTGATCCTGGATTACGTCATCAAATAGGGACATATTCAGTAAATCAACGTGATGATATTCGAAGGGAGTACATCAAAATGGGACCTTATCAACCTAAACTACGAGACTATCCACTAACTAATGATGGCATGCAAGAACGTAGGTTTCAGTATCActggtttaaaaaatttccatGGCTTGAGTACTCTGAG ACTTCAAAGCAAGCATGTGCTTTTAGAGGTCATGATGAATCAGTTAATTCAAGAAATCGGGGAAATTTCATAGAGTTGATAAAGCATTCAGCGGAGTGTAGTAAAGAAATTGCTCAAGTTGTCTTGGAAAATGCTCCATCATATGCTAAGTATACATCGTCTGACATTCAAAAAGAGCTTTTAAATATTCTTGCAAACAAAGTGCGAAACAAGATACGCAGGGAACTTGGAGATGGTAAGTTTTGTATTTTAGTAGACGAAGCACTTGATGAATCTGATAAAGAGCAAATGGCTATTATTTTAAGGTATGTTGATTGTGATGGGTATATTCGAGAACGTTTTTTTGAAGTTGTCAATGTCATGGAAACTATAGCAGTaacattgaaaaaagaaatatgtaatGTTCTTGCACGATATGATCTTTTAGTTGAAAATATCCGAGGGCAAGGGTATGATGGTGCTAGTAACATGCGAGGTGCATGGAATGGATTGCAAgcattatttttgaaagattgCCCATATGCATATTATATACACTGTTTTGCACATCAACTACAACTTGCTTTAGTTGCAGCATCTAATGATGTGCCAGATGTATGGCTTTTCTTTTCAGCATTGGGTTCAATTGTAAATGTTCTGACTTCATCTGCTAAACGGCTTTCTGAGTTAAAATCTGTTTGGGAAGCAGAAATAATAGATTTGATAGCTTCAGGAGAAGTTCAAACTGGTACAGGGGCCAATCAAATTCATACTTTGCAACGGCCTGGAGCTACTCGATGGAGCTCTCATTTCCGTTCTGTCAGTAGGTTGCTTGATTTGTTTAGTGTTGTTCGTAAAGTTTTTGGGAAGTTGGTAGAGTGTGGGCGTAACAATAACATACGTGGAGAGGCTAAAG ATTTTCAATTGATGGAGTTGAATAATAGATTCACTGAACAGACTTTGGAACTCCTCACTCTTAGTTCAGCTTTAAATCCTATTGATGcatttaaatcatttaaaattgaagatatTTGCAGCCTTGCTGAAAGATTTTATCCTGAAGATTTCACTAAGATTGAGTTACAGGCTTTGAGAAGACAATTAGAGTGCTTTGAGATAGATATACACTCTCTTCAAGAGTTTCAGAATATTACTTCCCTTTCTGAATTGTGTCGAAGATTGGTTGAGACTAGAAAGTCACAGATTTATTTCTTGTTGGATAGATTAATTCGTTTAGTGTTAACCCTTCCTGTTTCAACAGCAACAACAGAGAGAGCATTTTCTGCCATGAAACTGATTAAGACAACACATCGAAACAAGATGGAGAATGAGTTTCTTTCAGATTGTATGGTTATTTAcattgaaagagaaattgaagACAATATTGACTCAGATGCGATAGCagatgaattttcttttttgaagaaCCGCAGGACACAGCTTCGTCAATag
- the LOC127900276 gene encoding uncharacterized protein LOC127900276 — protein MIYTPNHIKADMQQEYGVQLTYQQAYRAREVPWVVKRIDNVHTCHNEVLVDGRHQLRSQVVGHIIAEKYIQEKMIYTPNHIRADMQQEYGVQLTYQQTYRAREVGLEIVRGNPAESYNLLPKYSHVLTTANEGTVTHLEQDGDDGTHLKGLYRGSMFVATCLDGNNQFYPLAIGIMDSENNDALEWFMMKLHGVIGDRPELVIISDRCTAIRRAVLKVFHNATDGVCFYHVKAKAYGHEEFKRQLEGLWMIHSGAADYLENNVGTCNWARSQFEGRRYSIFTTNIAESVNSFMREPQKFPVTHLVDHFRKTMQQWFYDRKIVAESMTTRLTTWADEIVTERRTIAERMIVQPVSLHRFQVIGGGLKEGLVDLQQRTCTCRVFQLDHLVCAHAIAACLTHRVDFINLCSDFYTTESLVMAYAQPVEPVGDVVDWEILDEIQEMQVYPLVEAPPPGRRKELRIPSAGEDVNRRTVRCGQCHELCHNRKRCKNLITSTRS, from the exons ATGATTTATACTCCGAATCACATAAAAGCAGATATGCAACAGGAATACGGTGTTCAGTTAACATACCAACAGGCATATCGGGCGAGAGAAGTTCCTTGGGTGGTGAAGAGAATTGACAATGTACACACTTGTCATAATGAGGTATTGGTTGATGGACGTCATCAATTAAGGAGCCAGGTTGTCGGTCATATTATcgcagaaaaatatattcaagagAAGATGATTTATACTCCGAATCACATAAGAGCAGATATGCAACAGGAATACGGTGTTCAGTTAACATACCAGCAGACATATCGGGCGAGAGAAGTTGGTCTTGAAATAGTTCGAGGCAACCCTGCAGAGTCATATAACTTGCTCCCTAAATACTCTCACGTACTAACTACAGCTAATGAGGGTACAGTCACTCACCTCGAGCAGGATGGAGATG ATGGTACTCATCTGAAGGGACTATATCGTGGAAGCATGTTCGTGGCAACATGTCTTGATGGtaacaatcaattttatccGTTAGCCATTGGGATCATGGATTCAGAAAACAATGATGCTTTGGAATGGTTTATGATGAAGTTACACGGAGTGATTGGCGATAGACCTGAGTTGGTAATTATCTCTGATCGATGCACTGCCATAAGGAGAGCCGTTCTTAAAGTATTTCACAATGCAACTGatggcgtttgtttttaccaCGTCAAAG CAAAAGCATATGGCCACGAGGAATTTAAGAGACAACTTGAAGGGTTGTGGATGATCCACTCGGGTGCGGCTGATTACCTAGAAAATAATGTCGGTACGTGCAATTGGGCAAGGTCTCAGTTTGAAGGTAGGAGGTACAGCATATTTACCACCAACATCGCGGAGAGTGTTAATTCTTTCATGCGGGAACCTCAAAAATTTCCTGttactcatcttgttgatcacttTAGGAAAACAATGCAGCAATGGTtctatgatagaaaaattgtgGCTGAATCAATGACTACTCGGCTAACAACATGGGCGGATGAAATAGTTACCGAGAGGAGAACTATAGCTGAAAGAATGATAGTTCAGCCGGTGTCTCTGCATCGATTTCAAGTGATAGGCGGTGGGCTTAAGGAAGGTTTGGTTGACTTGCAACAGAGAACTTGCACATGCAGAGTGTTTCAGCTTGATCATCTTGTATGTGCTCATGCAATTGCGGCGTGTCTAACACACCGGGTGGATTTTATTAACCTATGCTCGGACTTTTACACTACAGAATCGTTGGTGATGGCGTATGCACAACCAGTAGAGCCAGTTGGTGATGTGGTTGATTGGGAAATTCTAGATGAAATTCAGGAGATGCAAGTATACCCACTAGTTGAGGCACCACCACCTGGCCGTCGTAAAGAGCTCAGAATACCCTCGGCTGGCGAGGACGTTAACAGGCGGACTGTAAGATGCGGGCAGTGTCATGAACTGTGCCATAATCGTAAGCGATGTAAGAATCTCATTACGTCGACTCGAAGTTAG